One Blastocatellia bacterium genomic window carries:
- a CDS encoding YIP1 family protein produces MNNTHPVSKPRRQILAQALFHPRALAVTLESDPRWGYPAALIILTTVVLDLLALPLFLRALPQMAPSGLSPEMVAELVERSRILKPTQILLSPFGLLAKWAITAFLLRLMATLMNRPVHFRKLLALVVYANVVHLLETVTKNLLLWSGYVATGAIDLNPPVGVDALVHPSGVVGSTLLRYANPFEVWFLAVLIRGVASLAGTTSVRGTAIVLPTWGFWLAADLALALVREILTRQLGI; encoded by the coding sequence ATGAACAATACCCACCCCGTGAGTAAACCACGACGGCAGATTCTCGCGCAGGCATTGTTTCACCCTCGCGCTCTCGCTGTGACTCTTGAGAGCGATCCCCGCTGGGGATACCCCGCCGCACTCATCATCCTGACGACGGTCGTCCTCGATCTGCTCGCCTTGCCGCTTTTTCTTCGCGCCCTCCCTCAAATGGCTCCATCCGGCCTGAGTCCGGAAATGGTCGCGGAACTGGTCGAGCGGTCGCGCATTCTCAAACCCACGCAAATTCTCCTGTCGCCGTTCGGTCTTCTGGCGAAGTGGGCGATCACGGCGTTCCTCCTCCGCCTCATGGCCACGCTCATGAACCGACCTGTTCATTTCAGGAAGCTCCTGGCGCTCGTCGTTTACGCCAATGTGGTTCATCTTCTGGAAACGGTCACTAAAAACCTCCTTCTCTGGTCGGGTTATGTGGCGACGGGGGCGATTGATCTCAATCCTCCGGTGGGCGTGGATGCGCTGGTTCATCCGTCGGGGGTGGTCGGTTCAACGCTCCTCCGATACGCCAACCCCTTCGAGGTCTGGTTTCTCGCGGTGTTGATTCGAGGAGTCGCCTCTCTGGCGGGCACAACTTCGGTGCGGGGAACTGCGATCGTGCTCCCCACCTGGGGATTCTGGCTGGCGGCTGATCTGGCCCTGGCCCTGGTGAGAGAAATTCTCACGCGACAGCTCGGCATCTGA
- a CDS encoding VWA domain-containing protein, with product MLSEPGKILLATLIPVILAAEVWAAVPQAGRRSPLERSGASVIVNVIVEQAPGGKDFQLTRDRVELYDAGIPQQIESLTPDYSAARIVLLIDSSESLKLDGERVLQIVKDFAASLYEGDEMMLVGYNETAEVFEDFTADRTKLELAATRFKKERSPKMWDALQATLDDALRQQVGHSKRIIILVSDGFDRESVMPAEDVLAHLARENVVVYALQLEDRTRGAARRKALKPEEALRLLTERTGGKIYPIKEEARAAREILEEVSDRWYQLVYKPQGINPLNTRRILLIPNDPKVKLRTKLLHPGEKY from the coding sequence ATGCTGTCTGAGCCGGGGAAGATTTTGCTCGCGACCCTGATCCCGGTGATCCTTGCCGCAGAAGTGTGGGCGGCCGTCCCGCAAGCCGGCCGCCGGTCGCCCCTTGAGCGCTCGGGCGCATCGGTCATTGTGAACGTCATCGTCGAGCAAGCACCCGGGGGGAAAGATTTCCAGCTCACACGCGATAGGGTCGAACTCTACGACGCCGGCATTCCCCAGCAGATCGAATCGCTCACACCCGATTACTCCGCGGCGCGGATCGTCCTGCTGATTGACAGCTCGGAATCGCTCAAGCTCGATGGGGAGCGTGTGCTGCAGATTGTGAAGGACTTCGCTGCCAGCCTCTACGAGGGCGACGAAATGATGCTCGTCGGCTACAACGAAACGGCTGAGGTATTCGAAGACTTCACCGCCGATCGCACCAAACTGGAGCTGGCGGCCACTCGCTTCAAAAAGGAACGCTCGCCGAAGATGTGGGATGCCCTGCAAGCGACGCTCGATGACGCGCTTCGTCAGCAGGTCGGCCACTCTAAACGGATCATCATTTTGGTCTCCGATGGATTTGACCGGGAGAGCGTCATGCCTGCCGAGGATGTTCTGGCACACCTCGCCCGGGAGAACGTCGTCGTCTATGCGCTCCAGCTTGAGGATCGCACCCGGGGTGCTGCGCGACGCAAGGCCCTCAAGCCCGAAGAGGCGCTGCGCCTGCTCACCGAACGAACGGGCGGGAAGATCTACCCGATCAAAGAAGAGGCCCGCGCCGCCCGCGAGATTCTCGAAGAAGTGAGCGACCGCTGGTATCAGCTCGTCTACAAGCCCCAGGGCATCAATCCGCTCAACACACGGCGAATCCTGCTCATCCCCAACGATCCTAAAGTCAAGCTTCGCACCAAGCTCCTGCATCCGGGAGAAAAGTACTGA